One genomic segment of Paraburkholderia caffeinilytica includes these proteins:
- a CDS encoding Bcr/CflA family multidrug efflux MFS transporter produces the protein MSHVTRSRPDGRLILLLGALAACGPISIDMYLPSLPTIAQAFTISTGAAQTTLTSFMFGFSIGMLLYGPLSDTYGRRPVLLGGIIMYALASVACALSFSIGSLVTFRFVQALGAGAASVLARAIARDAHGPTDAARVLSMLAIVTSIGPLLAPLLGGQLLLLGGWRVVFIALTLFGTVCAVTAFFKVPETWPPEKRAHSALLKSFGAYGKLLRDPVAWGLMLCGGMAFASMFAYITATPFVYIEYFHVSAQHYGFLFALNIVGIMFGNFMNTRLVGRLGSLPIISFAATVSCIASLFVCLVSLTGWGGLWSIVFGLFFVVGVVGLLSANCTTDLMHRYPVNAGAAAAVFGAVQLALGALASLAVGLWQDGSPKGMGIVVGVAGVLCYAGRILVIKWHGMKVPAAVV, from the coding sequence ATGTCTCACGTCACCCGAAGCCGGCCCGATGGCCGGCTGATTCTGTTGCTCGGTGCGCTTGCCGCATGTGGGCCGATTTCCATCGATATGTATTTGCCGAGCCTGCCGACCATCGCGCAGGCATTCACCATCAGCACCGGCGCCGCCCAAACCACGCTCACCAGCTTCATGTTTGGTTTTTCGATCGGCATGCTGCTCTATGGCCCGCTGTCGGATACCTATGGCCGCCGGCCCGTGCTGCTCGGCGGCATCATCATGTATGCGCTGGCAAGCGTGGCTTGTGCGCTATCGTTTTCGATCGGTTCCCTAGTGACATTCCGTTTCGTGCAGGCGCTCGGCGCGGGCGCGGCCTCGGTGCTGGCGCGCGCGATCGCCCGCGACGCGCACGGACCGACCGACGCCGCGCGCGTGCTGTCGATGCTCGCCATCGTCACGTCGATCGGGCCGTTGCTCGCGCCGCTGCTCGGCGGGCAGTTGCTGTTGCTCGGCGGCTGGCGTGTGGTTTTTATCGCGCTGACGCTGTTCGGTACGGTGTGCGCGGTGACCGCGTTCTTCAAGGTGCCGGAAACGTGGCCGCCCGAAAAGCGCGCCCACTCGGCGCTGCTGAAATCGTTCGGCGCTTATGGCAAGTTGCTGCGCGATCCGGTCGCGTGGGGGCTGATGCTGTGCGGCGGCATGGCGTTCGCGTCGATGTTCGCCTACATCACCGCGACGCCGTTCGTGTACATCGAATATTTCCATGTATCGGCGCAGCATTACGGCTTTCTGTTCGCGCTGAATATCGTCGGCATCATGTTCGGCAATTTCATGAATACGCGTCTCGTCGGCCGGCTCGGTTCGCTGCCGATCATTTCGTTTGCCGCGACCGTGAGCTGCATCGCGTCCCTGTTCGTCTGTCTCGTCTCGCTGACGGGGTGGGGCGGGCTGTGGTCGATCGTCTTCGGTTTGTTCTTCGTGGTCGGGGTCGTGGGTCTGCTGTCCGCCAACTGCACGACGGATCTGATGCATCGCTATCCGGTGAACGCCGGCGCCGCGGCCGCCGTGTTCGGCGCAGTGCAGTTGGCGCTCGGTGCGTTGGCGAGCCTCGCCGTCGGACTTTGGCAAGACGGCTCGCCCAAGGGGATGGGCATCGTCGTGGGCGTCGCGGGCGTGCTCTGTTATGCAGGGCGGATTCTGGTGATCAAGTGGCACGGAATGAAGGTGCCGGCCGCTGTCGTTTGA
- the hemW gene encoding radical SAM family heme chaperone HemW: protein MIPIKPAPADIGNGVIQAFTSPGSIRLTSLPPLALYVHFPWCVRKCPYCDFNSHEWKGDTFPETEYLDALRADLEMALPLVWGRQVHTVFIGGGTPSLLSAAGLDRMLSDVRALLPLDADAEITLEANPGTFEAAKFAQFRASGVNRLSVGIQSFNEAHLKALGRIHDSTQARHAVEVAATTFDNFNLDLMFALPQQTLAECQADVETALSFAPPHLSLYHLTLEPNTLFAKFPPALPDDDASADMQDWIHERTTAAGYERYEVSAYAQPHRQSKHNLNYWRFGDYLGIGAGAHTKLSFPNRVLRQVRYKHPATFIEQALAGTAVQEENEVGPRDLPFEFMLNALRLVEGFPVHRFIERTGLSMTSIEPALQEAERRKLITRDHEKIAPTPLGQAFLNDLQALFLKDPH from the coding sequence GTGATTCCGATCAAACCGGCGCCTGCCGATATCGGCAACGGCGTCATCCAGGCCTTCACGTCGCCCGGCAGCATTCGTCTGACGTCGCTGCCGCCGTTGGCCTTGTACGTGCACTTCCCGTGGTGCGTGCGCAAGTGTCCGTACTGCGATTTCAACTCGCACGAATGGAAGGGCGACACGTTCCCGGAAACGGAATATCTCGACGCGCTGCGCGCCGATCTCGAGATGGCGCTGCCGCTCGTGTGGGGGCGCCAGGTGCATACGGTGTTCATCGGCGGCGGCACGCCCAGCTTGCTGTCGGCAGCCGGACTCGACCGGATGCTGTCCGACGTGCGCGCACTGCTGCCGCTCGACGCCGATGCGGAAATCACGCTCGAAGCCAACCCGGGTACGTTCGAAGCCGCCAAGTTTGCGCAGTTTCGCGCGAGCGGCGTGAATCGCCTGTCGGTGGGCATCCAGAGTTTCAATGAAGCGCATCTGAAGGCGCTCGGCCGGATTCACGATTCGACGCAGGCACGCCATGCAGTCGAAGTGGCCGCCACCACCTTCGACAACTTCAACCTCGATCTGATGTTCGCGCTGCCGCAGCAGACGCTCGCGGAATGCCAGGCGGATGTGGAGACGGCGTTGTCGTTCGCGCCGCCGCATTTGTCGCTGTATCACCTCACGCTGGAACCGAACACGCTGTTTGCCAAATTCCCGCCTGCGCTTCCCGACGACGATGCGTCCGCCGACATGCAGGACTGGATTCACGAACGCACAACGGCAGCCGGTTATGAACGCTATGAGGTGTCCGCGTATGCGCAGCCGCATCGGCAGAGCAAGCACAACCTGAATTACTGGCGCTTCGGCGACTATCTCGGCATCGGCGCGGGCGCGCATACCAAGCTGTCGTTTCCGAACCGCGTGCTGCGTCAGGTGCGCTACAAGCATCCGGCCACCTTCATCGAGCAGGCGTTGGCCGGCACGGCCGTGCAGGAAGAGAACGAAGTCGGGCCGCGCGATCTGCCGTTCGAGTTCATGCTGAACGCGCTGCGGCTGGTGGAAGGGTTTCCTGTGCATCGCTTTATCGAGCGTACGGGGCTCTCGATGACCTCGATCGAACCGGCTTTGCAGGAGGCGGAACGGCGCAAGCTGATTACGCGCGACCACGAAAAGATTGCACCGACGCCGCTCGGGCAGGCCTTCCTGAACGATCTGCAAGCGCTGTTTCTGAAAGATCCGCACTGA
- the rph gene encoding ribonuclease PH: MTDNTQRPSGRQANQLRDVRITRHYTKHAEGSVLVEFGDTKVICTASIAESVPSFLRDRGQGWLTAEYGMLPRATHTRSDREAARGKQTGRTQEIQRLIGRALRSVFDLEKLGARTLHIDCDVIQADGGTRTASITGAFVAAHDAVTKLLAAGRIESSPITDYVAAISVGVYDGLPVLDLDYDEDSQCDTDMNVVMTGAGGFVEIQGTAEGVPFSRDEMNSLLDLASNGINTLIAKQKEALEQKSE, encoded by the coding sequence ATGACCGACAACACCCAACGCCCCAGCGGCCGCCAGGCCAATCAGCTGCGCGACGTGCGCATCACGCGCCACTACACGAAGCATGCGGAGGGCTCGGTGCTGGTCGAATTCGGCGACACCAAGGTCATCTGTACGGCGAGCATCGCCGAGAGCGTGCCGTCGTTCCTGCGCGACCGCGGCCAAGGCTGGCTGACCGCCGAGTACGGCATGCTGCCGCGCGCCACGCACACCCGCAGCGACCGCGAAGCCGCACGCGGCAAGCAAACCGGCCGCACCCAGGAAATCCAGCGTCTGATCGGCCGAGCGCTGCGCTCGGTGTTCGATCTCGAGAAGCTCGGCGCGCGCACGCTGCATATCGATTGCGACGTGATTCAGGCCGACGGCGGCACGCGCACGGCCAGCATCACCGGCGCGTTCGTCGCGGCGCATGACGCGGTGACGAAACTGCTGGCCGCCGGCCGTATCGAAAGCTCGCCGATCACCGATTACGTCGCGGCGATTTCGGTCGGCGTGTACGACGGTTTGCCGGTGCTGGACCTCGACTACGACGAAGACTCGCAATGCGACACCGACATGAACGTCGTGATGACGGGCGCGGGCGGTTTCGTCGAAATTCAGGGCACGGCCGAAGGCGTGCCGTTCTCGCGCGATGAAATGAATTCACTGCTCGATCTGGCGAGCAACGGCATCAACACGCTGATCGCGAAGCAGAAAGAAGCGTTGGAGCAAAAGAGTGAGTGA
- the hemL gene encoding glutamate-1-semialdehyde 2,1-aminomutase, producing MSKNQTLFDRAQRTIPGGVNSPVRAFRSVGGTPRFIERADGPYFWDADGQRYIDYIGSWGPMILGHVHPEVLEAVQRVLARGFSFGAPTESEIEIAEEICKLVPSIEQVRMVSSGTEATMSALRLARGFTNRSRIVKFEGCYHGHADSLLVKAGSGLLTFGNPTSAGVPADIAKHTTVLEYNNVAELEEAFKAFGNEIASVIVEPVAGNMNLVRATPEFLQALRRLCTEYGSVLIFDEVMCGFRVALGGAQEVYGITPDLTCLGKVIGGGMPAAAFGGRRDIMAHLAPLGGVYQAGTLSGNPIAVAAGLKTLQLIQAPGFYDTLAARTARLAQGLAKVAHEAKVPFAADSLGGMFGLYFTESVPTSFAEVTKSDVPRFNAFFHKMLDAGVYFAPSAYEAGFVSIVHDDAIVDATIDAARGAFASLAA from the coding sequence ATGTCCAAAAACCAGACCCTCTTCGATCGCGCGCAGCGCACCATCCCCGGCGGCGTGAACTCGCCGGTCCGCGCATTCCGTTCGGTAGGCGGCACGCCGCGCTTTATCGAGCGCGCCGACGGGCCGTACTTCTGGGACGCGGACGGCCAACGCTATATCGACTACATCGGCTCGTGGGGCCCGATGATTCTCGGCCACGTCCACCCGGAAGTGCTGGAAGCAGTCCAGCGCGTCCTGGCTAGAGGCTTTTCCTTCGGCGCCCCGACGGAATCCGAAATCGAAATCGCCGAAGAAATCTGCAAACTGGTCCCGTCGATCGAACAGGTTCGCATGGTCTCGAGCGGCACTGAAGCGACCATGAGCGCGCTGCGTCTCGCGCGTGGCTTCACGAATCGCAGCCGCATCGTCAAGTTCGAAGGCTGCTATCACGGCCACGCGGACAGCCTGCTGGTCAAGGCCGGCTCGGGCCTGCTCACGTTCGGCAATCCAACTTCGGCGGGCGTGCCGGCCGATATCGCCAAACACACCACGGTGCTCGAGTACAACAACGTCGCGGAACTCGAAGAAGCGTTCAAGGCGTTCGGCAACGAGATCGCCTCGGTGATCGTCGAGCCGGTGGCGGGCAACATGAACCTCGTGCGCGCCACGCCCGAGTTCCTGCAAGCCTTGCGGCGCCTGTGCACCGAGTACGGCTCGGTGCTGATTTTCGACGAAGTGATGTGCGGTTTCCGCGTCGCCCTGGGTGGTGCGCAAGAGGTCTACGGCATTACGCCGGATCTGACGTGTCTGGGCAAGGTGATCGGCGGCGGCATGCCGGCGGCGGCCTTCGGCGGCCGGCGCGACATCATGGCTCATCTCGCGCCGCTCGGCGGCGTCTATCAGGCGGGCACGCTGTCGGGCAATCCGATCGCGGTCGCCGCGGGTCTGAAAACGCTGCAACTGATCCAGGCGCCGGGCTTCTACGACACGCTCGCCGCGCGCACCGCGCGTCTCGCGCAAGGTCTCGCGAAAGTCGCGCACGAAGCCAAGGTGCCGTTCGCGGCCGATTCGCTCGGCGGCATGTTCGGCCTCTACTTCACCGAGTCGGTCCCGACCAGCTTCGCCGAAGTCACGAAGAGCGACGTGCCGCGCTTCAATGCGTTCTTCCACAAGATGCTCGACGCGGGCGTGTACTTCGCGCCGTCGGCCTATGAAGCGGGCTTCGTGTCGATCGTGCACGACGACGCGATCGTCGACGCAACGATCGACGCGGCGCGCGGCGCGTTCGCCTCGCTCGCGGCCTGA
- the rdgB gene encoding RdgB/HAM1 family non-canonical purine NTP pyrophosphatase, protein MSEVRQRNGVVASDSPLKKVVLASNNAGKLREFAALLGAAGIELIPQGELNVPEADEPYPTFVENALTKARHAAKLTGLPALADDSGLCVRALRGAPGVYSARYAQLAGGEKSDAANNAQLVSALQGETDRRAYYYCVLALVRHADDPEPLIAEGRWHGEMLDAPRGAHGFGYDPYFFLPSLNASAAELEPAVKNASSHRAIALRHLLARLTEEA, encoded by the coding sequence GTGAGTGAGGTTCGTCAACGCAACGGCGTTGTGGCGTCCGACTCGCCGTTGAAGAAAGTCGTGCTGGCATCGAACAACGCGGGCAAGCTGCGTGAATTCGCGGCGCTGCTCGGCGCGGCCGGCATCGAGCTGATTCCGCAAGGCGAGTTGAACGTGCCGGAAGCGGACGAGCCGTATCCGACTTTCGTCGAAAACGCGCTGACCAAGGCGCGTCACGCGGCGAAGCTCACCGGCCTGCCCGCGCTCGCCGACGATTCCGGCTTGTGCGTGCGCGCGCTGCGTGGTGCACCCGGCGTTTATTCGGCGCGTTACGCGCAACTCGCCGGCGGCGAGAAAAGCGACGCCGCGAACAATGCACAGCTCGTTTCAGCCTTGCAAGGCGAAACCGACCGCCGCGCGTATTACTACTGCGTGCTGGCGCTCGTGCGTCATGCGGACGACCCCGAACCGTTGATCGCCGAAGGCCGCTGGCACGGCGAGATGCTGGATGCGCCGCGCGGCGCGCATGGCTTCGGCTATGACCCGTACTTCTTCCTGCCGTCGCTGAATGCGAGCGCCGCCGAACTCGAGCCGGCGGTGAAGAACGCCAGCAGCCATCGTGCGATCGCGTTGCGCCACCTGCTCGCGCGTTTGACGGAGGAAGCGTGA
- a CDS encoding riboflavin synthase: MFTGIVAAVGRIESVKPLGTDGDAGVRLSVEAGGLDLEDVQLGDSITIQGACMTVVEKTAHSFDVDVSRESLNCTVGLGEPGEVNLEKALRAHDRLGGHIVSGHVDGLGTVTRFAPVGESHELRVLAPREIGRYLAYKGSITVNGVSLTVNSVKDRDDGCEFSINLIPHTVQVTSLRNLREGSQVNLEIDLIARYVERMLSAPQDGYKPLK; encoded by the coding sequence ATGTTTACAGGAATCGTCGCGGCGGTGGGCCGCATCGAATCAGTCAAACCCCTCGGCACGGATGGCGACGCGGGCGTGCGCCTGAGCGTAGAAGCGGGCGGCCTCGATCTCGAGGACGTCCAGCTCGGCGACAGCATCACGATTCAGGGCGCCTGCATGACGGTGGTGGAAAAAACCGCGCATTCGTTCGACGTGGACGTATCGCGCGAAAGCCTGAACTGCACGGTCGGCCTTGGCGAGCCGGGCGAAGTCAATCTCGAGAAGGCGCTGCGTGCGCACGACCGGCTCGGCGGCCATATCGTCTCCGGTCACGTGGACGGACTCGGCACGGTCACGCGTTTCGCGCCGGTCGGTGAGTCGCACGAACTGCGCGTGCTGGCGCCGCGCGAAATCGGCCGCTATCTGGCTTACAAAGGCTCGATCACGGTTAACGGCGTGAGCCTGACGGTCAACTCGGTTAAGGATCGCGACGACGGCTGCGAGTTCTCGATCAATCTGATTCCGCACACGGTGCAGGTGACGTCGCTAAGGAATTTGCGCGAGGGTTCGCAGGTGAATCTGGAGATCGACCTGATTGCGCGGTATGTGGAGCGGATGCTCAGCGCGCCTCAGGACGGCTACAAACCGTTGAAGTAG
- a CDS encoding Rrf2 family transcriptional regulator has protein sequence MPTSTRFAVAIHTLAALAVSADKPLRSEDLANSANTGPVVIRGLLSRLSEAGLTKSQLGAGGGALLARPANEIRLLDVYEAVEDTELFTLHRSPPCAECPVGGNIQEAMRPALEQARKALETELSRFTIADIAVEVSRLGKFTLPPM, from the coding sequence ATGCCGACTAGCACCCGATTCGCCGTGGCCATCCATACGCTCGCAGCACTTGCTGTGAGCGCCGATAAGCCGTTGCGCTCAGAGGACCTGGCCAATTCGGCGAATACCGGGCCGGTCGTCATTCGCGGTTTGCTGTCGCGACTAAGCGAGGCGGGTCTTACGAAGTCACAACTGGGCGCAGGTGGAGGCGCGTTGCTCGCCAGGCCGGCCAATGAGATCCGGCTTCTCGACGTCTATGAGGCGGTCGAGGACACAGAACTCTTTACGTTGCACCGCTCGCCGCCATGTGCGGAGTGCCCTGTCGGCGGCAACATCCAGGAGGCAATGCGCCCTGCACTGGAGCAAGCCCGGAAGGCACTCGAGACCGAGCTATCCAGGTTCACGATCGCCGATATTGCCGTCGAAGTGTCGCGACTCGGAAAATTCACGCTTCCACCCATGTGA
- the ribD gene encoding bifunctional diaminohydroxyphosphoribosylaminopyrimidine deaminase/5-amino-6-(5-phosphoribosylamino)uracil reductase RibD produces the protein MFSQTDFVHMERALALARRGMYTTDPNPRVGCVLVKNGEVIGEGFTQPAGQDHAEVRALKDARSRGHDLRGATAYVTLEPCSHFGRTPPCANALIEAQVERVVAAMEDPNPQVSGRGLKMLRDAGIEVRCGLLAAEAHELNIGFVSRMTRGRPWVRMKVAASLDGRTGLPSGASQWITGEAARADGHAWRARASAILTGIGTVREDNPRMTVRAVDTPRQPHRVLIDSQLDVPPDAQILAGAPTLIFCGNLDERHTERASALRDRGAEIVQLANAAGKVDLPAVLKVLGERSVNELHVEAGYKLNGSLLREGCVDELLVYLAPSLLGVDSMSMFNLNAPETLDGRTQLNFHAIDRIGDDLRILARFVPRAVPHPAPETGTEPAPQPTSN, from the coding sequence ATGTTCTCGCAAACCGACTTCGTCCATATGGAACGCGCGCTCGCTCTAGCCAGGCGCGGCATGTACACGACCGACCCGAATCCGCGCGTCGGGTGCGTGCTCGTCAAGAACGGCGAGGTAATCGGCGAAGGCTTCACGCAACCGGCCGGCCAGGATCATGCCGAAGTTCGCGCGTTGAAGGACGCGCGTTCGCGCGGCCACGATCTGCGCGGCGCCACGGCCTATGTGACACTCGAACCGTGCAGCCATTTCGGTCGCACGCCGCCGTGCGCGAACGCACTGATCGAAGCGCAGGTCGAGCGCGTGGTCGCGGCGATGGAAGACCCCAATCCGCAAGTCTCCGGGCGTGGCCTCAAGATGCTGCGCGACGCAGGCATCGAAGTGCGTTGCGGGCTGCTCGCCGCCGAAGCGCACGAGCTGAACATCGGCTTTGTTTCGCGCATGACGCGCGGCCGCCCGTGGGTGCGCATGAAAGTGGCCGCGTCGCTGGACGGCCGCACCGGCTTGCCGTCGGGTGCCAGTCAATGGATTACCGGCGAAGCGGCGCGCGCGGATGGTCACGCGTGGCGCGCCCGCGCGTCGGCGATTCTGACGGGCATCGGCACCGTCAGGGAAGACAATCCGCGCATGACCGTGCGCGCCGTCGACACGCCGCGCCAGCCACACCGCGTGCTGATCGACAGCCAGCTCGACGTGCCGCCTGACGCACAGATTCTGGCCGGCGCACCCACGCTGATTTTCTGCGGCAATCTCGACGAGCGTCATACCGAGCGAGCCAGCGCACTGCGCGATCGCGGTGCGGAAATCGTGCAACTGGCGAACGCAGCCGGCAAGGTCGATTTGCCCGCCGTGCTGAAAGTACTCGGCGAGCGCAGCGTCAACGAACTGCATGTCGAGGCGGGCTACAAGCTGAACGGCTCGCTGCTGCGCGAAGGCTGCGTCGACGAACTGCTGGTTTATCTCGCGCCCAGCCTGCTCGGCGTAGACTCGATGAGCATGTTCAATCTGAACGCGCCGGAAACGCTCGACGGCCGCACACAACTGAACTTCCACGCGATCGACCGGATCGGCGACGATCTGCGGATTCTTGCGCGCTTTGTGCCCCGCGCCGTGCCGCATCCGGCACCCGAAACCGGGACTGAGCCCGCCCCCCAACCAACTTCGAATTGA
- a CDS encoding NADPH-dependent F420 reductase, whose product MKSIGIIGAGALGSNLARAFAAAGISATISNSRGPESLTELVEELGPTIKAGTTEEAAHADIVFIAIRWVDLKRVLGGLPAWNGRVVVDGTNPVEWIDPNSPHANDPDNPLAAYGIRAVDLGGRHSSSVVGELVSGAHLVKAFNHLDASALTEPEVSGGRRAIFYSGDDVDAKTTVRSLIEQTGFFAVDLGALDVGGPLASLPFGTLAGTGFVQV is encoded by the coding sequence ATGAAGAGCATTGGCATCATCGGCGCAGGCGCGCTCGGGTCAAATCTGGCGCGGGCGTTCGCCGCGGCGGGCATATCGGCCACCATTTCGAACAGCCGGGGTCCGGAATCCCTCACGGAATTAGTCGAGGAACTCGGCCCGACGATCAAGGCCGGTACGACGGAGGAAGCAGCCCACGCAGACATCGTATTCATCGCCATTCGCTGGGTGGACTTGAAGCGTGTTCTTGGCGGGCTGCCCGCATGGAACGGACGCGTTGTCGTCGACGGGACCAACCCGGTCGAATGGATCGATCCCAACTCGCCGCACGCCAATGATCCGGACAACCCGCTGGCCGCCTACGGCATCAGGGCAGTCGATCTCGGCGGACGGCACTCGAGCAGCGTCGTCGGCGAACTCGTCTCGGGCGCGCACCTCGTCAAGGCATTCAACCATCTCGACGCGAGCGCGCTGACTGAACCTGAGGTGTCCGGCGGCCGCCGCGCGATCTTCTACTCGGGCGACGACGTGGACGCCAAAACGACGGTTCGCTCGCTTATCGAACAGACCGGCTTTTTTGCAGTCGATCTCGGCGCGCTGGATGTGGGTGGCCCGCTGGCCTCGCTTCCATTCGGTACGCTGGCCGGAACCGGCTTCGTCCAGGTATGA
- the rpoZ gene encoding DNA-directed RNA polymerase subunit omega has product MARITVEDCLKQIPNRFELALAATYRARQLAQGHTPKIESRDKPTVVALREIAAGQVGVEMLKKVPV; this is encoded by the coding sequence ATGGCCCGCATTACCGTCGAAGACTGCCTCAAACAGATCCCGAACCGTTTCGAACTCGCGCTTGCCGCGACCTATCGTGCGCGTCAACTCGCGCAAGGTCATACGCCGAAGATCGAAAGCCGCGACAAGCCCACGGTCGTCGCACTGCGCGAAATCGCAGCCGGCCAGGTTGGCGTCGAAATGCTGAAGAAGGTGCCGGTTTAA
- a CDS encoding RidA family protein, whose protein sequence is MAVSQHDPHLPHLDNPAALAKPGGHYSHVAIANGFVFVSGQLPINPQGEKLADASFEVQAEQVLANVQAALEGAGSSIAQLVQVRVYIADVEYWASFNQIYARWAGEARPARAVVPVPHLHYGLKVEVEATALV, encoded by the coding sequence ATGGCTGTTAGCCAGCACGACCCGCATCTGCCGCATTTAGACAATCCCGCTGCGTTGGCAAAGCCGGGCGGCCATTACAGTCACGTCGCGATTGCGAATGGTTTTGTTTTCGTCTCGGGACAGTTGCCGATCAACCCACAGGGCGAGAAGCTTGCCGACGCTTCGTTCGAAGTTCAGGCCGAGCAGGTGTTGGCGAATGTTCAGGCTGCGCTTGAAGGCGCCGGCAGCAGCATTGCGCAACTGGTGCAGGTGCGCGTCTATATCGCCGATGTCGAATACTGGGCGAGCTTCAATCAGATTTACGCGCGTTGGGCAGGTGAGGCACGGCCGGCGCGGGCCGTCGTGCCGGTTCCGCACCTGCACTATGGATTGAAGGTCGAGGTTGAGGCGACCGCGCTGGTTTAG
- a CDS encoding YicC/YloC family endoribonuclease translates to MIYSMTGYASATRELVPASGTGGVSVSVELRTVNSRFLDLNFRMPEDVRVCEPTLREMLMNKLSRGKVDIRINLQRSEQSANAGSVNRDALTQLALLERTVLSTFPEAGRLRTGEILRWPGVLAETGVAPDVLRDAVLACGKQAIADLIDVRGREGAQLATMLLANVTEMEAIVTKITPLVPELIARHQQKIVERLQEALGIAAPDTAATIVSREEINERIRQEVTMYGIRIDIAEELSRLTAHLNETRHVIEKGGKVGKRLDFMMQELNREANTLGSKAAAKELADSSMTLKLLIEQMREQVQNLE, encoded by the coding sequence ATGATCTACAGCATGACTGGCTATGCGAGCGCCACGCGCGAACTCGTCCCGGCCTCAGGCACGGGCGGCGTGAGCGTATCGGTCGAACTGCGCACGGTGAACTCGCGCTTTCTCGATCTGAACTTCCGGATGCCGGAAGACGTGCGCGTTTGCGAACCGACGCTGCGCGAAATGCTGATGAACAAGCTCTCGCGCGGCAAGGTCGACATTCGCATCAACCTGCAACGCAGCGAACAGTCGGCTAACGCCGGATCGGTCAATCGCGATGCGCTGACGCAACTGGCGCTGCTCGAGCGCACGGTGTTGTCGACGTTCCCGGAAGCCGGGCGTCTGCGCACCGGCGAAATTCTGCGCTGGCCCGGCGTGCTGGCCGAAACCGGCGTCGCGCCCGACGTGCTGCGCGATGCGGTACTCGCGTGCGGCAAACAGGCGATTGCCGATCTGATCGACGTGCGTGGCCGCGAAGGCGCGCAACTGGCGACGATGCTGCTCGCCAACGTCACCGAGATGGAGGCGATCGTCACGAAGATCACGCCGCTCGTGCCGGAACTGATCGCGAGACATCAGCAGAAAATCGTCGAACGTCTGCAGGAAGCGCTCGGCATCGCCGCGCCGGATACGGCGGCGACAATCGTCTCGCGTGAAGAAATCAACGAGCGGATTCGCCAGGAAGTGACGATGTACGGCATCCGCATCGACATCGCCGAAGAACTGTCGCGCCTCACGGCTCACCTGAACGAAACGCGTCACGTGATCGAGAAGGGCGGCAAGGTCGGCAAGCGGCTCGACTTCATGATGCAGGAACTCAATCGCGAAGCGAACACGCTCGGCTCGAAGGCGGCCGCGAAGGAACTGGCCGATTCGTCGATGACCCTGAAGCTGCTCATCGAACAGATGCGCGAGCAAGTACAGAATCTGGAATAA
- the gmk gene encoding guanylate kinase: protein MTDHTRDHSAPRNPYAGAYPGNLFMVVAPSGAGKSTLVNALLAGDDAIRLSISYTTRPPRPKEQDGEHYHFTTVDDFLTRHAAGEFLESAEVHGNYYATSRVWIEEQMKSGHDVLLEIDWQGAQQVKKQFHNAVEIFILPPSLDALEERLKKRGQDEPNVITRRLLAAGSEMAHAAEAEYVVINDNFDRALGELRCLVAATRSRFASQYARHTQLFVQLGIHLPHA, encoded by the coding sequence ATGACCGACCACACACGCGACCACAGCGCACCGCGCAACCCTTACGCCGGTGCGTATCCCGGCAACCTGTTCATGGTGGTCGCGCCTTCGGGCGCGGGCAAGTCGACGCTCGTGAACGCGCTGCTCGCCGGCGACGACGCGATCCGTCTGTCGATTTCGTACACGACGCGCCCGCCGCGCCCGAAGGAGCAGGACGGCGAGCACTATCACTTCACGACGGTCGACGATTTCCTGACGCGTCACGCGGCCGGCGAGTTTCTGGAAAGCGCGGAAGTGCACGGCAACTACTACGCGACCTCGCGCGTGTGGATCGAAGAGCAGATGAAAAGCGGCCATGACGTGCTGCTCGAAATCGACTGGCAAGGCGCGCAGCAGGTGAAGAAACAGTTTCACAACGCCGTTGAAATCTTCATCTTGCCGCCGTCCCTCGATGCGCTCGAAGAGCGTTTGAAAAAGCGCGGCCAGGATGAGCCGAACGTGATTACGCGCCGTCTGCTGGCAGCCGGCAGCGAGATGGCGCACGCGGCCGAAGCGGAGTACGTCGTGATCAACGACAACTTCGATCGCGCGCTCGGCGAACTGCGCTGCCTCGTGGCGGCGACGCGTTCGCGCTTCGCCTCGCAATACGCGCGCCACACGCAGCTTTTCGTGCAGCTCGGCATCCACCTGCCACACGCGTGA